In Oncorhynchus gorbuscha isolate QuinsamMale2020 ecotype Even-year linkage group LG02, OgorEven_v1.0, whole genome shotgun sequence, a single genomic region encodes these proteins:
- the LOC124003874 gene encoding fibroblast growth factor receptor substrate 2-like isoform X4 codes for MGSCLSCPEKESIPDNHQTKFKVINVDDDGNELGSGMMELTEVELVLHTYRRDDVKWPYMCLRRYGYDSNLFSFESGRRCQTGQGIFAFKCARAEEIFNMLQEVMHNHSISVVEEAVLETNQQATHTPAALGYSVPTVHNGVTRIPSVGDAPSHPSTRHPSVASTRLPSVGEESTHPLLVADEAVHTYVNTTGLLDDQPSPLTAPAPLDSPGSAQSQCPPTPPPPRVARPEPQAQLQEEPQVLLESQGVRFVLGPTPAQKKMAKGKHQTEDGDEEEAGEDSESPELGEGETNGHTDTEAPAPPEGQPQPSSTHSNGSSASVGAPATAPRRHLLPPVTPDTLQNVNNSAQRRTALLDYENLPALPPVWETRKPSNEEEENNGGPRGGGGQGGLKMSSLNGYNHHQHSLLHHSYSHPLSAHPPLSAMESSHNYVNTENVTAPLSARCAPDTARRRSDGPIVFNFDFRRPLGQEHPKTLNYIEVEMETTASSSAASKGASSDTSNPHTPRTPTSPPLPTTPTRRTELYAFIDIERTAAMSNLQKARPHDDGSLRKTRHNSTELPTKSTV; via the exons ATGGGTAGCTGTTTAAGCTGTCCAGAGAAGGAGTCAATCCCAGATAATCATCAAACCAAATTTAAG GTGATAAACGTGGATGACGATGGGAACGAGCTGGGCTCAGGCATGATGGAGCTGACAGAGGTAGAGCTCGTCCTCCACACCTATCGCCGTGACGACGTCAAGTGGCCCTACATGTGCCTGCGTCGCTATGGCTACGACTCCAACCTCTTCTCCTTCGAGAGTGGCCGCCGCTGCCAGACGGGACAAG GGATCTTTGCCTTTAAGTGTGCTCGGGCGGAGGAGATCTTCAACATGCTGCAGGAGGTGATGCACAACCACAGCatcagtgtggtggaggaggCCGTACTGGAGACCAACCAGCAGGCCACACATACTCCTGCCG CTCTGGGCTACTCTGTTCCCACCGTGCACAATGGTGTCACCCGGATCCCTTCGGTGGGCGACGCCCCCTCGCACCCCTCCACACGCCACCCGTCTGTGGCCAGCACCCGACTGCCCTCAGTGGGAGAGGAGTCTACACACCCCCTCCTAGTGGCTGACGAGGCG GTCCACACTTATGTGAACACCACAGGTCTGCTGGATGACCAGCCCAGCCCTCTGACTGCTCCAGCCCCTCTGGACAGCCCTGGCTCAGCCCAGTCCCAGTGCCCCCCTACACCACCACCTCCGAGGGTAGCCAGACCAGAGCCCCAGGCCCAGCTCCAGGAAGAACCCCAGGTACTGCTGGAGTCCCAAGGGGTACGCTTTGTGCTGGGGCCCACCCCTGCGCAGAAAAAGATGGCCAAGGGGAAGCATCAGACTGAGgatggagatgaagaggaggcAGGGGAGGACTCAGAGTCCCCGgagcttggagagggagagaccaacGGCCACACAGACACGGAGGCCCCAGCCCCACCAGAGGGCCAGCCTCAGCCGTCCTCTACACACTCCAATGGCTCCTCTGCCTCTGTCGGGGCTCCAGCCACAGCCCCTCGCCGTCATCTCTTGCCCCCTGTGACCCCTGACACCCTGCAGAATGTCAACAACTCAGCCCAGCGGCGCACGGCCCTCCTAGACTACGAGAACCTCCCGGCCCTGCCGCCCGTCTGGGAGACCCGCAAGCCCAGcaacgaggaggaggagaacaacggtGGACCCCGTGGTGGTGGAGGCCAGGGGGGGCTAAAGATGTCCTCCCTCAACGGCTACAACCACCACCAACACAGcctcctccaccactcctacTCCCATCCCCTGTCAGCCCACCCCCCTCTGTCAGCCATGGAGTCCTCCCACAACTATGTGAACACAGAGAATGTGACTGCCCCCCTCAGCGCCCGCTGTGCCCCCGACACGGCACGCCGCCGCAGTGACGGGCCCATCGTGTTCAACTTCGACTTCCGCCGGCCGCTGGGTCAGGAGCATCCCAAGACGCTCAACTACATCGAGGTGGAGATGGAAACTACCGCCTCTTCCTCCGCAGCCTCCAAGGGTGCGTCCTCAGACACCAGCAACCCCCACACGCCCCGCACCCCAACCTCGCCGCCTTTGCCTACCACCCCCACGCGCCGCACCGAGCTCTACGCCTTCATCGACATCGAGCGCACCGCCGCCATGTCCAACCTGCAGAAGGCCCGGCCGCATGACGACGGGTCACTGAGGAAAACGCGGCACAATAGCACAGAGCTTCCCACCAAAAGCACTGTCTGA
- the nup160 gene encoding nuclear pore complex protein Nup160 isoform X1 has translation MAAVLERSFIEICGFERETLPRFRDITVNLGLNSLPGGVKYPDSAGGFHYEESGKLLSITSNRCIHWSTSGDTVQLVEQSLDTNLLNNAVKLKITHCHLLPGGVHIQETLNNVIILIVTNQTVHRLVLPHPTRMYRSELVTEFQMQSIFTDVGKLSLQDPAHSAAIPSPVGQTAGPSASAAWLSHQGEAHYALASPAGGILVITLPPHDTQGSITILELKRSSVMQRLAGWMPTAIRGEQSPGDLALSLAVRELEDDTFIFALCQDHKLRMWSYRDQVCLMETDMLEYMPACRGVKGSPGQGHRLRLAFSPSTGLCLAVYLAIPSRGQFTVLQLVATDNNRYSLDHISSLFATQETLVDFALTSTDIWGLWLDDTNQTVVKYINFEHSTAGQWNQVFVQPAPEEEVHIGADQDPRETYLDMLFSPLRFTASAIVKALQIYRRGTERIADLPWETLKKEVTVAVENELQSSVTEFEFSQEEYRQLQVEFWSKFYACCLQYQEALATPLGLLLNPHTHMVCLLKKGFVSFLLPCFAVDHMYLSFDEYLFSEEDTPVSEDPEVARDVMQLVQCLRLVSDAVPGDMAYEMEKALEHLQSPERAAEMVLENLLANDNENVIEDIQNKLQDIRNPVSAMAALIREMDLETDSEPGGEGPLTTAGLSVRISLSQLYGSSVAVAVICQAVCQMAMTRVLFCRDLLILQQLYLRLGDNVFLAGGDQLLQLQQDLIPRSSHLLSSYYLLKHISQSLATAVPLDIIDANLQHLSVLELSDSPALASNRSVLSPQTVVELFYQSVARKAIVTQIYSQQQSTALLHWPQMVSSVVTLLAQQLWPNNPGFQFPECLMGNCQYTQLQEYVRLIGPWCQVNVGSCRFMLGQCYLANGEGQKALQCFQEAATEVEKEEFLLRLTGAEEEEVTAASRLQYYNKVLRLLEDVGLPELVIHLATLAITEAVNDPRSQAALWTRIFKHHLDLGHNSQAYEALTQNPDSSRQLDCLRQLVVVLCERSQLQDLVQFSYVNLHDEVVSIIESRARAVDLMSHNYYELLYAFHINRHNYRKAGTVMFEYGMRLGREVRTQLGLQKQVNCYLASLNCLRLIRPDYAWIVQPSSGAVYERPGASPKRNYDGEFATGPVSGQIDILELKDLQKEYTLARSRLNLAQHHPPSAAIAGSASAVEMVSLLVQTGLFDCALSLCQTFKLSLTPIFEGLAFKCIKLQYGGEESQNEAWNWLAANQLSTIITTKESSATDEAWRLLASYLEKHPTQNAQHHRCVINKLLSHGVPLPDWMVNTYKGVDAAALLRLYLNYDLLEEAAELVLEYVDALLGKGHQYFGIERPLSATASLVWLPYTSIDQLLQALNETQTNASIYNKLQDKLNDYHKLVDQTTRRRLQAQ, from the exons ATGGCGGCGGTCTTGGAAAGGAGTTTTATAGAGATATGTGGATTTGAGAGGGAAACCCTACCAAGATTCCGGGACATAACTGTAAACCTTG GTCTGAATTCTCTTCCTGGCGGTGTAAAATACCCGGACAGCGCAGGAGGCTTTCATTATGAGGAGAGTGGAAAACTCCTGTCCATCACTAGCAACAGATGCATACACTG GTCCACCTCTGGGGACACAGTTCAGCTGGTGGAGCAGTCTCTGGACACCAACctactgaacaatgctgttaaaCTCAAGATCACACATTGCCACCTGCTGCCTGGAGGTGTCCACATCCAGGAGACCCTCAACAATGTCATCATCCTCATTGTCACCAATCAGACCGTGCACCGGCTGGTGCTGCCACACCCCACACGCATGTACCGCAGC GAGCTGGTGACAGAGTTCCAGATGCAGTCTATCTTCACAGACGTGGGGAAGCTAAGTCTTCAGGACCCAGCCCACAGCGCGGCAATCCCCAGCCCCGTAGGCCAAACAGCAGGCCCCTCCGCCTCAGCAGCCTGGCTCAGCCACCAGGGAGAGGCCCACTATGCCCTGGCATCACCTGCTGGGGGCATCCTGGTCATCACACTGCCCCCACATGACACACAGGGTAGCATAACCATTCTGGAGCTGAAGAGGAGCTCTGTAATGCAGAGACTTGCTGGCTGGATGCCAACTGCAATCAG AGGCGAGCAGAGTCCTGGAGACTTGGCCCTGAGTCTGGCAGTAAGAGAACTGGAGGACGACACCTTCATATTCGCTCTGTGTCAGGACCATAAACTACGCATGTGGTCCTATAGG GACCAGGTGTGTCTGATGGAGACTGACATGTTGGAGTACATGCCAGCGTGCCGTGGCGTGAAGGGTTCCCCAGGGCAGGGCCATCGGCTGCGGCTAGCCTTCTCCCCCTCTACGGGGCTGTGTCTGGCCGTATACCTGGCTATACCTTCCAGGGGACAGTTCACAGTtctgcagctggtggccacggACAACAATCGCTACAGTCTGGACCACATCTCCTCGCTTTTTGCCACACAG GAGACACTGGTGGACTTTGCTCTGACCTCAACGGACATCTGGGGCCTGTGGCTTGACGATACCAACCAGACCGTGGTGAAATACATCAACTTTGAACA TTCCACGGCAGGTCAGTGGAACCAGGTTTTTGTGCAGCCTGCCCCCGAGGAGGAGGTCCACATCGGAGCAGACCAGGACCCCAGG GAGACCTACCTGGACATGCTGTTCTCCCCCCTGAGATTCACTGCCTCTGCTATAGTCAAAGCCTTACAGATTTACAGGAGAGGCACAGAGCGAATCGCCGACCTCCCCTGGGAGACCCTCAAGAAAGAAGTGACGGTGGCGGTGGAGAACGAG CTGCAGAGCAGTGTGACAGAGTTTGAGTTTAGCCAGGAGGAGTACAGGCAGCTGCAAGTGGAGTTCTGGTCTAAATTCTACGCCTGCTGTCTGCAGTACCAGGAGGCTCTGGCCACTCCGCTCGGCCTACTgctcaacccacacacacacatggtctgTTTGCTCAAGAAG GGCTTTGTGTCATTCCTGCTGCCCTGCTTTGCTGTGGACCACATGTACCTGTCCTTTGACGAGTACCTGTTCTCAGAGGAGGATACGCCTGTCAGTGAAG ACCCAGAAGTTGCTCGTGACGTGATGCAGCTGGTGCAGTGTCTGAGGCTGGTGAGTGACGCGGTTCCGGGGGACATGGCCTATGAGATGGAGAAGGCCCTGGAACATTTACAGTCACCtgagagggctgcagagatggtgcTGGAGAACCTACTGGCCAATGACAA TGAGAATGTGATCGAGGACATTCAGAACAAGCTGCAGGACATTCGTAACCCGGTGTCAGCCATGGCTGCACTGATCAGAGAGATGGACCTGGAGACGGACTCCGAGCCAGGAGGAGAGGGACCTCTCACCACAG CAGGCCTGTCAGTGCGTATTAGTCTGTCCCAACTGTATGGCAGCAGTGTGGCAGTGGCTGTTATCTGTCAGGCTGTCTGCCAGATGGCCATGACCAGAGTCCTGTTCTGTAGGGACCTACTCATACTGCAGCAGCTCTACCTACGCCTCGGAGACAAT gtGTTCCTGGCTGGAGGGGATCAGCTGCTCCAGCTACAACAGGACCTAATCCCCCGCTCCTCTCACCTGCTCTCCTCCTACTATCTCCTCAAACACATCAGCCAGAGCCTGGCCACTGCCGTGCCCCTCGACAttat AGATGCCAACCTGCAGCACCTTTCAGTCTTAGAGCTGTCTGATTCTCCAGCCCTGGCCAGCAACAGATCTG TGTTGAGCCCTCAGACGGTGGTGGAGCTGTTCTACCAGAGCGTAGCGCGGAAGGCCATCGTCACCCAGATCTACTCCCAGCAGCAGAGCACGGCTCTACTTCACTGGCCCCAAATGGTCTCCAGCGTGGTCACCTTGCTGGCTCAGCAAct TTGGCCTAACAATCCAGGCTTCCAGTTCCCTGAATGTCTGATGGGCAACTGCCAGTACACACAACTGCAG gagtaTGTGCGTCTCATTGGGCCCTGGTGTCAGGTGAACGTGGGCTCCTGCCGCTTCATGCTGGGCCAGTGTTACCTGGCCAACGGAGAGGGACAGAAG GCACTGCAGTGTTTTCAGGAGGCAGCgacagaggtggagaaagaggagtTTCTGCTGAGATTGACAggagctgaggaggaggaggtcacaGCCGCCTCAAGACTACAGTACTACAACAAG gtgttgCGGTTACTGGAGGATGTTGGTCTACCAGAGCTGGTCATCCATCTAGCCACTCTGGCCATAACTGAGGCCGTCAACGACCCCAGGAGTCAGGCTGCCCTGTGGACCCGCATCTTCAAGCACCACCTGGACCTGGGACACAACAGCCAAGCCTACGAAGCCCTCACACAGAACCCTGACTCCAGCAGGCAGTTGGACTGTCTGCGTCAGCTGGTGGTGGTTCTTTGTGAACGCTCTCAACTTCAGGATCTGGTCCAGTTCTCCTACGTCAACCTGCACGAcgag GTGGTCAGCATCATTGAGTCCAGGGCCAGAGCAGTGGACCTGATGTCTCACAACTACTACGAGCTCCTCTACGCCTTCCACATCAACAGACACAACTACAGGAAAG CGGGTACAGTGATGTTTGAGTACGGCATGCGTCTGGGCAGGGAGGTGAGGACCCAGCTAGGTCTCCAGAAACAGGTTAACTGTTACCTGGCCTCCCTCAACTGTCTACGACTCATCAGACCTGACTACGCCTGGATCGTACAGCCGTCCTCTGGCGCGGTGTATGAGAGGCCTGGCGCGTCACCGAAGAGGAACTACGACGGAGAGTTTGCTACTGGTCCAG TGAGTGGTCAGATCGACATCCTGGAGCTGAAGGACCTTCAGAAGGAGTACACCCTGGCCCGTAGCCGCCTCAACCTGGCTCAGCACCACCCGCCGTCCGCTGCCATCGCAG GCAGTGCCTCTGCAGTAGAGATGGTGTCCCTGCTGGTTCAAACAGGACTGTTTGACTGTGCCCTCTCACTATGCCAGACCTTCAAACTGTCTCTCACACCCATCTTCGAGGGGCTCGCCTTCAA GTGTATAAAGTTACAGTACggtggagaggagagtcagaATGAAGCCTGGAACTGGCTGGCTGCCAATCAGTTGTCTACCATCATCACAACCAAAGAGTCAAG TGCGACAGATGAGGCTTGGCGCCTGCTGGCCTCCTACCTGGAGAAGCACCCTACACAGAATGCTCAGCACCATCGCTGTGTCATCAACAAGCTGCTGTCACACGGTGTACCGCTGCCGGACTGGATGGTCAACACCTACAAG GGCGTGGACGCTGCAGCGTTGTTACGGCTCTACCTGAACTATGACCTGCTGGAGGAAGCAGCTGAGCTGGTATTGGAGTACGTAGATGCTCTCCTGGGGAAGGGACACCAGTACTTCGGCATTGAG aggccCCTCTCTGCTACAGCATCATTGGTGTGGCTCCCATACACTTCCATCGACCAGCTTCTTCAGGCGCTCAACGAGACCCAGACTAACGCCAGT ATATACAACAAACTGCAGGACAAGCTGAATGACTACCACAAACTGGTGGACCAGACAACAAGGCGAAGGCTCCAGGCCCAGTAG
- the nup160 gene encoding nuclear pore complex protein Nup160 isoform X2 gives MAAVLERSFIEICGFERETLPRFRDITVNLGLNSLPGGVKYPDSAGGFHYEESGKLLSITSNRCIHWSTSGDTVQLVEQSLDTNLLNNAVKLKITHCHLLPGGVHIQETLNNVIILIVTNQTVHRLVLPHPTRMYRSELVTEFQMQSIFTDVGKLSLQDPAHSAAIPSPVGQTAGPSASAAWLSHQGEAHYALASPAGGILVITLPPHDTQGSITILELKRSSVMQRLAGWMPTAIRGEQSPGDLALSLAVRELEDDTFIFALCQDHKLRMWSYRDQVCLMETDMLEYMPACRGVKGSPGQGHRLRLAFSPSTGLCLAVYLAIPSRGQFTVLQLVATDNNRYSLDHISSLFATQETLVDFALTSTDIWGLWLDDTNQTVVKYINFEHSTAGQWNQVFVQPAPEEEVHIGADQDPRETYLDMLFSPLRFTASAIVKALQIYRRGTERIADLPWETLKKEVTVAVENELQSSVTEFEFSQEEYRQLQVEFWSKFYACCLQYQEALATPLGLLLNPHTHMVCLLKKGFVSFLLPCFAVDHMYLSFDEYLFSEEDTPVSEDPEVARDVMQLVQCLRLVSDAVPGDMAYEMEKALEHLQSPERAAEMVLENLLANDNENVIEDIQNKLQDIRNPVSAMAALIREMDLETDSEPGGEGPLTTGLSVRISLSQLYGSSVAVAVICQAVCQMAMTRVLFCRDLLILQQLYLRLGDNVFLAGGDQLLQLQQDLIPRSSHLLSSYYLLKHISQSLATAVPLDIIDANLQHLSVLELSDSPALASNRSVLSPQTVVELFYQSVARKAIVTQIYSQQQSTALLHWPQMVSSVVTLLAQQLWPNNPGFQFPECLMGNCQYTQLQEYVRLIGPWCQVNVGSCRFMLGQCYLANGEGQKALQCFQEAATEVEKEEFLLRLTGAEEEEVTAASRLQYYNKVLRLLEDVGLPELVIHLATLAITEAVNDPRSQAALWTRIFKHHLDLGHNSQAYEALTQNPDSSRQLDCLRQLVVVLCERSQLQDLVQFSYVNLHDEVVSIIESRARAVDLMSHNYYELLYAFHINRHNYRKAGTVMFEYGMRLGREVRTQLGLQKQVNCYLASLNCLRLIRPDYAWIVQPSSGAVYERPGASPKRNYDGEFATGPVSGQIDILELKDLQKEYTLARSRLNLAQHHPPSAAIAGSASAVEMVSLLVQTGLFDCALSLCQTFKLSLTPIFEGLAFKCIKLQYGGEESQNEAWNWLAANQLSTIITTKESSATDEAWRLLASYLEKHPTQNAQHHRCVINKLLSHGVPLPDWMVNTYKGVDAAALLRLYLNYDLLEEAAELVLEYVDALLGKGHQYFGIERPLSATASLVWLPYTSIDQLLQALNETQTNASIYNKLQDKLNDYHKLVDQTTRRRLQAQ, from the exons ATGGCGGCGGTCTTGGAAAGGAGTTTTATAGAGATATGTGGATTTGAGAGGGAAACCCTACCAAGATTCCGGGACATAACTGTAAACCTTG GTCTGAATTCTCTTCCTGGCGGTGTAAAATACCCGGACAGCGCAGGAGGCTTTCATTATGAGGAGAGTGGAAAACTCCTGTCCATCACTAGCAACAGATGCATACACTG GTCCACCTCTGGGGACACAGTTCAGCTGGTGGAGCAGTCTCTGGACACCAACctactgaacaatgctgttaaaCTCAAGATCACACATTGCCACCTGCTGCCTGGAGGTGTCCACATCCAGGAGACCCTCAACAATGTCATCATCCTCATTGTCACCAATCAGACCGTGCACCGGCTGGTGCTGCCACACCCCACACGCATGTACCGCAGC GAGCTGGTGACAGAGTTCCAGATGCAGTCTATCTTCACAGACGTGGGGAAGCTAAGTCTTCAGGACCCAGCCCACAGCGCGGCAATCCCCAGCCCCGTAGGCCAAACAGCAGGCCCCTCCGCCTCAGCAGCCTGGCTCAGCCACCAGGGAGAGGCCCACTATGCCCTGGCATCACCTGCTGGGGGCATCCTGGTCATCACACTGCCCCCACATGACACACAGGGTAGCATAACCATTCTGGAGCTGAAGAGGAGCTCTGTAATGCAGAGACTTGCTGGCTGGATGCCAACTGCAATCAG AGGCGAGCAGAGTCCTGGAGACTTGGCCCTGAGTCTGGCAGTAAGAGAACTGGAGGACGACACCTTCATATTCGCTCTGTGTCAGGACCATAAACTACGCATGTGGTCCTATAGG GACCAGGTGTGTCTGATGGAGACTGACATGTTGGAGTACATGCCAGCGTGCCGTGGCGTGAAGGGTTCCCCAGGGCAGGGCCATCGGCTGCGGCTAGCCTTCTCCCCCTCTACGGGGCTGTGTCTGGCCGTATACCTGGCTATACCTTCCAGGGGACAGTTCACAGTtctgcagctggtggccacggACAACAATCGCTACAGTCTGGACCACATCTCCTCGCTTTTTGCCACACAG GAGACACTGGTGGACTTTGCTCTGACCTCAACGGACATCTGGGGCCTGTGGCTTGACGATACCAACCAGACCGTGGTGAAATACATCAACTTTGAACA TTCCACGGCAGGTCAGTGGAACCAGGTTTTTGTGCAGCCTGCCCCCGAGGAGGAGGTCCACATCGGAGCAGACCAGGACCCCAGG GAGACCTACCTGGACATGCTGTTCTCCCCCCTGAGATTCACTGCCTCTGCTATAGTCAAAGCCTTACAGATTTACAGGAGAGGCACAGAGCGAATCGCCGACCTCCCCTGGGAGACCCTCAAGAAAGAAGTGACGGTGGCGGTGGAGAACGAG CTGCAGAGCAGTGTGACAGAGTTTGAGTTTAGCCAGGAGGAGTACAGGCAGCTGCAAGTGGAGTTCTGGTCTAAATTCTACGCCTGCTGTCTGCAGTACCAGGAGGCTCTGGCCACTCCGCTCGGCCTACTgctcaacccacacacacacatggtctgTTTGCTCAAGAAG GGCTTTGTGTCATTCCTGCTGCCCTGCTTTGCTGTGGACCACATGTACCTGTCCTTTGACGAGTACCTGTTCTCAGAGGAGGATACGCCTGTCAGTGAAG ACCCAGAAGTTGCTCGTGACGTGATGCAGCTGGTGCAGTGTCTGAGGCTGGTGAGTGACGCGGTTCCGGGGGACATGGCCTATGAGATGGAGAAGGCCCTGGAACATTTACAGTCACCtgagagggctgcagagatggtgcTGGAGAACCTACTGGCCAATGACAA TGAGAATGTGATCGAGGACATTCAGAACAAGCTGCAGGACATTCGTAACCCGGTGTCAGCCATGGCTGCACTGATCAGAGAGATGGACCTGGAGACGGACTCCGAGCCAGGAGGAGAGGGACCTCTCACCACAG GCCTGTCAGTGCGTATTAGTCTGTCCCAACTGTATGGCAGCAGTGTGGCAGTGGCTGTTATCTGTCAGGCTGTCTGCCAGATGGCCATGACCAGAGTCCTGTTCTGTAGGGACCTACTCATACTGCAGCAGCTCTACCTACGCCTCGGAGACAAT gtGTTCCTGGCTGGAGGGGATCAGCTGCTCCAGCTACAACAGGACCTAATCCCCCGCTCCTCTCACCTGCTCTCCTCCTACTATCTCCTCAAACACATCAGCCAGAGCCTGGCCACTGCCGTGCCCCTCGACAttat AGATGCCAACCTGCAGCACCTTTCAGTCTTAGAGCTGTCTGATTCTCCAGCCCTGGCCAGCAACAGATCTG TGTTGAGCCCTCAGACGGTGGTGGAGCTGTTCTACCAGAGCGTAGCGCGGAAGGCCATCGTCACCCAGATCTACTCCCAGCAGCAGAGCACGGCTCTACTTCACTGGCCCCAAATGGTCTCCAGCGTGGTCACCTTGCTGGCTCAGCAAct TTGGCCTAACAATCCAGGCTTCCAGTTCCCTGAATGTCTGATGGGCAACTGCCAGTACACACAACTGCAG gagtaTGTGCGTCTCATTGGGCCCTGGTGTCAGGTGAACGTGGGCTCCTGCCGCTTCATGCTGGGCCAGTGTTACCTGGCCAACGGAGAGGGACAGAAG GCACTGCAGTGTTTTCAGGAGGCAGCgacagaggtggagaaagaggagtTTCTGCTGAGATTGACAggagctgaggaggaggaggtcacaGCCGCCTCAAGACTACAGTACTACAACAAG gtgttgCGGTTACTGGAGGATGTTGGTCTACCAGAGCTGGTCATCCATCTAGCCACTCTGGCCATAACTGAGGCCGTCAACGACCCCAGGAGTCAGGCTGCCCTGTGGACCCGCATCTTCAAGCACCACCTGGACCTGGGACACAACAGCCAAGCCTACGAAGCCCTCACACAGAACCCTGACTCCAGCAGGCAGTTGGACTGTCTGCGTCAGCTGGTGGTGGTTCTTTGTGAACGCTCTCAACTTCAGGATCTGGTCCAGTTCTCCTACGTCAACCTGCACGAcgag GTGGTCAGCATCATTGAGTCCAGGGCCAGAGCAGTGGACCTGATGTCTCACAACTACTACGAGCTCCTCTACGCCTTCCACATCAACAGACACAACTACAGGAAAG CGGGTACAGTGATGTTTGAGTACGGCATGCGTCTGGGCAGGGAGGTGAGGACCCAGCTAGGTCTCCAGAAACAGGTTAACTGTTACCTGGCCTCCCTCAACTGTCTACGACTCATCAGACCTGACTACGCCTGGATCGTACAGCCGTCCTCTGGCGCGGTGTATGAGAGGCCTGGCGCGTCACCGAAGAGGAACTACGACGGAGAGTTTGCTACTGGTCCAG TGAGTGGTCAGATCGACATCCTGGAGCTGAAGGACCTTCAGAAGGAGTACACCCTGGCCCGTAGCCGCCTCAACCTGGCTCAGCACCACCCGCCGTCCGCTGCCATCGCAG GCAGTGCCTCTGCAGTAGAGATGGTGTCCCTGCTGGTTCAAACAGGACTGTTTGACTGTGCCCTCTCACTATGCCAGACCTTCAAACTGTCTCTCACACCCATCTTCGAGGGGCTCGCCTTCAA GTGTATAAAGTTACAGTACggtggagaggagagtcagaATGAAGCCTGGAACTGGCTGGCTGCCAATCAGTTGTCTACCATCATCACAACCAAAGAGTCAAG TGCGACAGATGAGGCTTGGCGCCTGCTGGCCTCCTACCTGGAGAAGCACCCTACACAGAATGCTCAGCACCATCGCTGTGTCATCAACAAGCTGCTGTCACACGGTGTACCGCTGCCGGACTGGATGGTCAACACCTACAAG GGCGTGGACGCTGCAGCGTTGTTACGGCTCTACCTGAACTATGACCTGCTGGAGGAAGCAGCTGAGCTGGTATTGGAGTACGTAGATGCTCTCCTGGGGAAGGGACACCAGTACTTCGGCATTGAG aggccCCTCTCTGCTACAGCATCATTGGTGTGGCTCCCATACACTTCCATCGACCAGCTTCTTCAGGCGCTCAACGAGACCCAGACTAACGCCAGT ATATACAACAAACTGCAGGACAAGCTGAATGACTACCACAAACTGGTGGACCAGACAACAAGGCGAAGGCTCCAGGCCCAGTAG